One part of the Lycorma delicatula isolate Av1 chromosome 7, ASM4794821v1, whole genome shotgun sequence genome encodes these proteins:
- the LOC142328377 gene encoding uncharacterized protein LOC142328377, translating into MSLIQYNIRLDSLKQLYNKLGFQITESKGNLERALDLSRKLQEDIPALIIWAESEGELEQIEATPSSDRDLQAEIHFVEETLEECCSKWEEVKDRVKTNYREFAGLFDPFYLEVLKDRVNGCLRRWERIHDRLKTTQATQDNSGVKVLLNVYAGLL; encoded by the exons ATGTCTCTGATCCAGTACAATATACGCCTTGATTCCTTAAAACAACTTTATAATAAG TTGGGATTTCAGATTACCGAATCAAAAGGTAATTTGGAAAGAGCTTTAGACTTGTCACGTAAACTACAAGAAGATATACCAGCTTTGATAATTTGGGCAGAATCTGAAGGGGAACTTGAACAGATTGAAGCTACACCTTCTTCTGATAGAGATCTTCAGGCAGAAATACATTTTGTGGAA gaaacctTAGAAGAATGCTGTAGTAAATGGGAAGAAGTAAAAGATAGGGTTAAAACCAATTATAGAGAATTTGCAGGACTTTTTGATCCATTCTACTTAGAAGTATTGAAAGATAGAGTAAATGGTTGCTTAAGGAGGTGGGAAAGAATTCATGATCGATTAAAGACAACTCAAGCAACTCAAGACAACTCTGGTGTTAAAGTTTTGTTGAACGTTTATGCAGGATTACTATGA